A DNA window from Nerophis ophidion isolate RoL-2023_Sa linkage group LG13, RoL_Noph_v1.0, whole genome shotgun sequence contains the following coding sequences:
- the bco2b gene encoding beta-carotene oxygenase 2b translates to MSQPRGLWSIKLHSHLKKEPDLDTVTRYHTTMSAIKQQEKKTAPKKVKSKKNINHFTDVHGLPCIENIVCSVEETPQPITTKITGNFPEWINGSFLRNGPGKFEIGNQKFNHWFDGMALLHQFKIAKGQVTYKSRFLSSESYQANNENNRIAVSEFGTVTVPDPCKNVFQRFVSKFELPKSSDNANVSFVTYKGDYYVSTETNLMHKVDPETLETTKKVNWSDFIAVNGATAHPHTEPDGTTYNMGNSYSSKGSYYNIIEVPPTKNNSKETLEGVKVLCSIPSVDKTKPSYYHSFAMSQNYVVFIEQPIKMDLLKIVTGKLRGKSISDGFYWDPKLNTIFHLIHKKTGKVDSLKYIAKPLSTFHQINAFEEDGYLIIDMCASDDGMAIGNYNIQNLRKSGEDLDEVYNTMCRVFPRRFVLPLNVDDKTPYNQNLNNLPKSSATSLRIGKKKIFCTHEDLHGEDLHQYGGLEFPAINYDKYNTRPYRYFYGCGFRHLVGDTLIKMDSLGKTMKVWEQEDLYPSEPVFIPSPNATEEDDGVILSVVITPKMDKRTFLLVLDAKTFEELARAEVPVNIPYGFHGTFNASA, encoded by the exons ATGTCACAACCCAGGGGACTGTGGAGTATAAAACTGCATTCCCATCTGAAGAAAGAGCCGGATCTTGACACTGTGACCAGATACCATACGACCATGAGTGCCATTAAACAGCAGGAGAAAAAGACAG CACCTAAGAAAGTCAAGTCAAAGAAAAACATCAACCATTTTACAGATGTGCACGGTCTGCCTTGCATTGAGAATATAGTGTGCAGTGTGGAGGAGACTCCACAGCCAATCACAACAAAGATCACGGGCAACTTTCCGGAATGGATCAACGGTAGCTTCTTGAGAAATGGCCCAGGAAAGTTTGAAATTGGAAACCAGAA GTTCAACCACTGGTTTGATGGAATGGCTCTTCTTCACCAGTTCAAAATTGCCAAGGGACAGGTGACATACAAAAGCCGCTTCCTCTCCAGTGAGAGTTACCAGGCCAACAACGAAAATAACCGCATTGCTGTGTCCGAATTTGGGACTGTAACTGTGCCAGACCCTTGTAAAAACGTCTTTCAACGCTTCGTCTCCAAATTTGAATTACCAA AGTCCTCTGATAATGCCAATGTGAGCTTTGTGACCTACAAAGGTGATTACTATGTTAGCACAGAAACCAACTTGATGCACAAAGTGGACCCTGAGACGTTGGAAACGACCAAAAAG GTAAACTGGAGTGATTTTATTGCTGTTAACGGAGCCACTGCACACCCCCACACTGAGCCTGATGGAACAACATACAACATGGGGAATTCCTACTCCTCTAAAG GATCATACTACAACATCATTGAAGTGCCTCCCACCAAAAACAATAGCAAAGAAACCCTGGAGGGTGTGAAGGTACTTTGCTCCATCCCCTCAGTGGACAAGACCAAACCATCCTACTACCACAGTTTTG CAATGTCTCAGAACTATGTGGTGTTCATTGAGCAGCCCATCAAGATGGACCTGTTGAAGATTGTAACAGGAAAACTGAGAGGAAAGAGCATTAGTGACGGCTTTTATTGGGATCCAAAACTCAACACCATCTTTCATCTGATTCATAAAAAAACTGGGAAG GTGGATTCCCTTAAGTACATCGCCAAGCCACTGTCAACCTTCCACCAGATTAATGCCTTTGAAGAAGATGGTTATTTAATCATAGACATGTGTGCGTCAGACGATGGCATGGCAATAGGAAACTACAACATCCAGAACCTTCGCAAGTCTGGAGAAGATCTTGACGAG GTGTATAACACGATGTGTAGAGTCTTCCCACGCCGCTTTGTTCTTCCTCTCAATGTTGATGACAAGACACCCTACAACCAGAACTTGAACAACCTGCCTAAGAGCTCAGCCACCTCATTAAGGATTGGCAAGAAAAAG ATCTTCTGTACCCATGAGGATCTTCATGGGGAAGATCTTCATCAGTATGGTGGTCTTGAGTTTCCTGCCATCAACTATGACAAGTACAACACCCGTCCGTACCGCTACTTCTATGGCTGTGGCTTCAGACACCTTGTTGGAGACACACTGATCAAGATGGACAGCCTAGGCAAAACCATGAAG GTTTGGGAACAAGAGGATTTATATCCTTCAGAACCAGTCTTCATCCCCTCACCTAATGCTACAGAGGAGGACGACGGTGTTATTTTGTCTGTGGTCATCACTCCAAAAATG GACAAGCGTACGTTCCTCTTGGTTTTGGATGCCAAGACATTCGAAGAGTTGGCCAGGGCTGAAGTGCCTGTGAATATCCCATACGGTTTCCATGGAACATTCAATGCCTCAGCCtag